One stretch of Danio rerio strain Tuebingen ecotype United States chromosome 6, GRCz12tu, whole genome shotgun sequence DNA includes these proteins:
- the rspo4 gene encoding R-spondin-4 precursor gives MHWQLLALLSLFCQMLLLTLAVRKRRESWRQDCRSCVLCSRENGCLRCSERLFLFLRRDGILHHGSCLHSCPAGHFGLRGKELNRCMKCKAPECERCFNKDFCTKCKIGFLLFKGKCFKSCPEGTFAQSTDCVEGCVFSVFGFWSEWSSCQHNGLSCGVTWGLQSRTRELSRNTPEEKETLCPPQTESRKCQMKRRCRKDKRKNEKRQERRNAQKKLKLYGNRTITNPPQGNLNFRSFVPQ, from the exons ATGCATTGGCAACTTTTGGCTCTACTCTCCCTGTTTTGTCAGATGCTCCTATTGACGTTAGCTGTGAGGAAAAGAAGAG AGAGCTGGCGTCAGGACTGCAGGAGCTGTGTGCTGTGCTCTAGAGAGAATGGCTGTCTGCGCTGCTCCGAGCGTCTCTTCCTCTTCCTGCGCAGAGATGGCATCCTTCACCATGGATCCTGTCTGCACTCTTGTCCTGCCGGACACTTCGGCCTCAGAGGAAAAGAGCTCAACCGCTGCATGA AATGCAAAGCTCCAGAGTGTGAGAGGTGCTTCAACAAAGACTTCTGCACCAAGTGTAAGATCGGCTTTCTGCTCTTCAAGGGCAAATGCTTCAAGAGCTGTCCAGAGGGCACGTTTGCTCAGTCCACAGACTGTGTGG AAGGCTGTGTGTTCAGTGTTTTTGGTTTCTGGAGTGAATGGAGCTCATGTCAGCACAACGGCCTGAGCTGTGGAGTCACATGGGGCCTTCAGAGCAGGACCCGAGAGCTGTCCAGAAACACACCTGAGGAGAAGGAAACCCTGTGTCCACCTCAAACCGAGAGcagaaagtgccagatgaagAGACGGTGTCGCAAAG ataaaagaaaaaatgaaaagagACAGGAGAGAAGAAATGCACAGAAAAAGCTGAAGCTCTACGGGAACAGAACCATAACAAATCCTCCTCAGGGGAATTTAAATTTCCGCAGTTTTGTTCCTCAATAA